DNA from Neovison vison isolate M4711 chromosome 12, ASM_NN_V1, whole genome shotgun sequence:
TATTTGCTTATTGAAAAGCACATTTATGTTTTAAgcatgtaaaaattttaatttataatgatTACCCATATAGAGGGAcagaaaatggttttttaaattctcctattataatttcttatatatttatatttagtgaGACAGTATTTTATATTGacttcagaatatttttcaatatacAATAATACTATCATATAATAACAAAACTGTCATGTTATACAAATAAATTGCTAATTTTTAAGATTCCTATTTGAACTGAAGGAATTGAAACGATTTGTAAATTGTTCTTTTAATCCTAAAACTCTGTGTTCTCTGACTTTTATATCAAAAGCTATCAAATGTAGTACATGTCTATTTGGGggattaaatttccttttattttaagggAATTGTTAAGGTTCCTAGTATTATTTAGTAAGTTAAAGCCTCAGGTGTTAAATCTGATTTGGGGTTGAGCTCTCAGAAGGAAAGGATGATACACAGGCACCTTGAGACAGTTACTTCTCCCACAGGAACTAAGGAACAGAAACACCCTAGGGCTCTCAAAATAAAGACAGTGCCAAGTACTATCTCTTGACATCATGTTATGTTTTCTACAAGgtgttaaaagataaaaataagattgTTTGAATAACATTCAAGTTTCATGAGTGTATGTGTATAATGCACGAGAATTTGGATAAGTAAATATGCATagtataattcttttaaaatgatgtaCTTTTAGACTGATTGACTTACCAGAACTGCTGAAGTAAGAAAACCACTCCAATTTACTTTGAAGTATTCGGGATATTGGCTGTGCTGCAGTTCTGTGAGACGTATACATGCCTGACAGTGAAGGGATCAAGTGCATCATTGGCACTGCACTGAAGTCATTCACAGACTTTGTTTTGCCATTGCAGGTAGAACGGGAAAAGGCCATTCTTCTGGCCAATCTCCAGGAGTCACAGACACAGCTGGAACACACCAAGGGGGCACTGACAGAGCAGCATGAACGGGTGCACCGGCTCACAGAACACGTTAATGCCATGAGAGGCCTGCAGAGCAGCAAAGAACTCAAGGCTGAGCTGGACGGGGAGAAGGGCCGGGACTCGGGGGAGGAGGCCCATGACTACGAAGTGGACATCAATGGCTTAGAGATCCTTGAATGCAAATATAGGGTGGCAGTAACTGAGGTGATTGATTTGAAAGCTGAAATTAAGGccttaaaagagaaatataataaaTCTGTAGAAAACTATACTGAAGAGAAAGCCAAGTATGAGAGTAAGATCCAAATGTATGATGAGCAGGTTACAGGTCTTGAGAAGACCACCAAGGAGAGTGGAGAGAAGATGGCCCACATGGAGAAGGAACTGCAAAAGATGACCAGCATAGCCAATGAAAATCACAATACCCTTAATACAGCCCAGGATGAGTTGGTGACGTTTAGTGAGGAGCTTGCCCAGCTTTATcaccatgtgtgtctgtgtaataATGAAACCCCCAACAGGGTCATGCTGGACTACTATAGGCAAAGCAGAGTCACTCGTAGTGGCAGCCTGAAAGGGCCTGATGATCCCAGGGGACTTTTATCTCCACGATTAGCCAGGAGAGGTGTGTCATCCCCAGTAGAAACAAGGACCTCATCTGAACcagtttcaaaagaaaacacagaggccAGCAAAGAACCAAGTCCAACCAAGACCCCCACAATCTCTCCTGTTATTACTGCCCCACCATCATCTCCAGTATTAGACACAAGTGACATCCGCAAAGAGCCAATGAATATCTACAACCTTAATGCCATCATCCGGGACCAAATCAAGCATCTGCAGAAGGCTGTAGACCGGTCCTTGCAACTGTCTCGTCAAAGAGCAGCGGCACGGGAGCTGGCCCCCATGATCGATAAAGACAAGGAAGCCTTAATGGAAGAGATCCTCAAGCTCAAGTCCCTCCTGAGCACCAAACGGGAGCAGATCGCCACACTGAGAGCTGTGCTGAAGGCCAACAAACAGGTGATCTCCTCCTACTCACAACGCATGCTAGCTCCCGCTTTCTTAACTAGTTAATTCTTTAAGGGTTCTGAGTGTCCATTAGCATCAGGATGAGAGTTCAGATTCCTGGTCAGCAGCGGAATAAATCAAACTATGTCCCAGTGCCAGATCAGAATGTGAGAATTATTTTTCAGTGAGTGAGTGGATCATCTGGGAGAGTAAGGATGCCCCCGTAGAGAGCAGTAGAGGTGACGCAGTTAAAGCAGGACCCAAGGAGAATCCAGTTGCAGATGCAGAATGGCAATTCAGGCAGTACTTCGCTGGAGTCCAGCAATCACTGAGCGGAGAAACAGGAGCTGGAGGGATGGCAGAATAGGCTGTCAGGGCAGCTTTCACCAGGGAGATGATGGCAAGGGGCCAGAGCAAACAGgtctggagagagacagagatagagatagaatGTTCACTAGCCTTGTCAGTGGCCACATACCTAAAATTTGGGTTCCAGTGGGATGTTAATTCATCTGATCTGAAGCAGTAGAAAATTTTTCCTAATGGTAGATCTCGTCCTTCTGGAATAAGTTGGAATGCTACGACAGGACCTTATGTAACTGATCCTTAAATCTCCTTCACGACTGAATTTTGTTGTCCACCCTTCAACTTTACCTGGGTGGGAGTGCTATGAAATATAGGTAAAATACTTTCAATTTCTGTTTAGTTTCTCAGGTAAACCTTGAAAGATACATTGGAGAAGGGTGCTAATAAAGGGTGTTGATAAAGAGAAACAACAAAGCATCAAATACCTTCTTGCAAACGTAACCAGGGCTGGTGTTGGGGGGTGATTTCAGATGTAATGCTCCTTCTTTTGCCCTTATTTGGGGGGAAGCACACCATTATTATGTcatccacaatgcagcattctagcATCTTTATCTTCAGTTACCATAAACCCACTGATGTAAATGGGAGGTCTATCCCCCAAGCACTAATATTGTCTGCACTATAAATGTGCTTTTTATATAGGGCAAATTAGGACCTTCTTTTGTGCCATCACTTCAGGGAAATAGAAAAGATTAGGATGAATAAAGGATTTGTGAGAGATCTGATTCCAGTTTTAGGTCAGAGTGAAAGAATTTGTTGCCATAAACTGCTACAGTCCAAAGACCCAGTGACTTAGAGTGGTCATCAATAACAAATACCATATTACTAATACCATGATAGATAAGGCTTTATCAAAGACGTAATGGCTTGTTGGTCAAGCCATTCAAATAACATATTTGACTTCTTGCAGGTTGAATGTTAACAACCTGGAAACCTAGGTCTATAAATGTCAAGAGGCTTTACTGATGCAGAAGTATAGATAAGCATGGCTGATAAGCGACAGGAGACTAATTTGTGAACAAGCATTCATTGGTTACATATTTCAAGACAGGTAATAAATAGGGATACAAAAATAAGTGTCAAGTAATTTAGTAGGAATTCAACACATGCCTGTAACTATTTACAGGTTAGGACATATTGAGAAGTATAAACAGAACCATTGGAATTCAGTGTGATACAGGAATACAAAACATTCCtggctaaatttttattttctcagtggttTGGGTACCATTTGCATTACATTAGCATTGCAACTCTTACGGtctcagtaaataaaatgaaaatacatttctagCCATGCATTTAGtttacattttaatgatgttGGGCCTACAGCTATGATACTTATGTGCCACGAATAACTTCAGATGTCTGCAGATGACATCCATTATATTTAGACATTGTGGAATGTTCACTATTAAGACTAAGGTAAGAATTCAGTCATAAAGGGGAAAAGGGGACTCTTCCTGTTTTAAAAAGAGGCATTCTGCTCTCTGTGAGTCTTTTAATATACTTCAGGGTTTTTTGCATGCACATTATCTTCTGCTGAAATATGCAGTTTATGTTTATGAAATACCATCTGTGGACTAAACTGTATGGGAGGCTGGACTTTCAGTGAGGACTAATACACAGTCCTCACCTTCCAGACGAGGGCTCGCAAACTAGGGAGGCTGTGGGGAAAGATACAGATTATGACAGTGTGATGTTACACAAGGTGCATTAGAAGCTATACAAGCGTTGCCGAGGAAGGGATTAACATTTTCTAACAGGGTTAGCAGAAGACTTCATGGAGGCAGTTATACCTGAGTTTGTTCTTCAAGGATAAAGAGCTGCTTTCCAGGAGAGGAAGAAACCATTCCAGACAGCAAGAAGCGTAGGTAGAGAGCCACAGAATAGAAGGATATACTCATGGAATGGTGGTGAAGATCTCTGTGGCTGGAAACAAggtattttatttagaaagtcaACTCTGGGAGCATGGAGAATGTAGCAAATGCAGACATCACCAAATCCACTCAAAGGTTGTAGAAACTTGAATTTCTGACTTCTGAGAAAGCTTTGTACAGTCTGTGgacacataaacaaacaaacaaacatcctGCAGATAAAGTGGAGACTTTGGGACATTTCTTacgaagaataaatgaatttgtaCTTCTATTTCAGATCTTGCTCTTTTGTCATTCCCTCCTCTCCAACCCTTAGATGACTGACCATGAGACTCCTACATGATTTGTCTGTCAACATTTTCACGACTTTCAGAGTTAATGGCCTGTCTGAAGTAAATATgtgtatagatttttaaaaaactaaacaactGCCCCTTTCCCCCAGGTCAATTTCTGCATTCTGGATAGTTTTCTGAATCCATAATATTTCTGAAGAGTCCACTGAGCTGTAGCACTACAGAACATACCAAAATATTTTATGAGTAAATTCTCATTTTAATCTGAGTCTGAGATTCAATTAAAACTCATGAGGAACTACTCTGGAATCAAAACATTAACAAACTACCCTATCCcaacattgttttaattttaaaaagaatccacTTGTCTCTATAGAAGTTGGCACTTTGCATAAGAAAGTTGAGGCTGTCCATTTCAAgcacaaaaagaaatgttaaaaaccaGGATAGTCTTCTTAAGAAATCCCATtagtaatagatttttttaaaattagtaatgGACTTTTTCATTAGTATTGACTATTTCTACACACTCTGAAAAGCTGAGGTTAACAGTTTGTAAAAATAGTATGCTTCcagttaagtgtgtgtgtgtgtgtgtgtgtgtgtgtgtatacatatatatgtatatatttgcaatGTACTATGTATCAAACAGGTAATCCCTAAACATACATTGATTTCATGCATTGATTCAGTccacatttttcttcttactATGTGTCAGCTAGTTCTCAACTTGAAATACTGTTAATTCCAAGATTCAGAAATGCCGAAATTCCAAGTTCAAACAAgtattttaattcattcaacattttgAAATTTCTGCTTTTATGGAGATTGTGAAGAATTAAATTAgactatagttttttgttttgaaattgtaGGTAAAGATAGGAAGTACTTGGTTCTTTGTTAATTCTTTTCCTTAAACATGTAATGTGGATTTATAGTTTGTCATATACCCATGCTATAAATTGCAATGGCCTGTGTCTTTTAGGCCCACAGAGCACAAATGACATGAGAATATTTGCATTCTATTATATTTCAATTGGACTATGCTTCTTCACTACCTTCTCCTTAATAAAATCCTTCTTGTTTAAAGTTTCAGTTCAATTCCCTTTCTGTCTGAAAAATTACACTTTCAAGCATCTGCATCAACTATCTACTGAATTACTATCATTTCCTTAGCTCCTGATACTGACTCTGGTTCACAGCTGGCTTTCAGGGCACTTTAACCATGTTAaagtatagatagatagatagatagatagatagatagatagatagacagacagacaataGATAATAGTTAGATAAAATAACCAAGTCAATTTCACTTTCTCTTTATGAAAGAAAGTAATAGACCCAGCAAGGATAAGTCTGTATGATCGGTTTTCCTGATATGAAAACCATAAGCACTGTGAATTTTCTGCTTCAGACAGCTGAGGTGGCACTAGCTAATCTCAAGAACAAATACGAAAATGAGAAAGCAATGGTGACCGAAACGATGACGAAGCTTAGGAATGAACTGAAGGCTTTGAAAGAAGATGCAGCGACTTTCTCATCCCTGAGAGCAATGTTTGCAACAAGGTAATAGTTTCTTCTTCCAAGATTGGGTGCAATAGGTGGtgaaaagactttaaaattcatatgtatCTCTTGAGTGTTGTTTGGTGTGCCCTCCAAGAAGGTAAGGTGTGAAGAAATCACTTGACATTCCCCAGGAGAAATCTGAGACAAAATGTTTTGCCCTGTTTTCCAGAGCCCTCTACTGGGCACAGTGGATCAAGCAATTCTTTTacacagaagtatttttaaattaatgcaatAGATATTTTTCCTAGAGCTTATGTGCCAAAAAGAtttagacccctcccccaaagcctccaataagggggggATCATACTTCCTAAAATAGCTAAGTGCTATATTTTCACCACTGAAATATATTTCTGTGACTAAAGGACATAAAAGTGCTTATCATTAGTATTGTGTGAGAAAGCTCCACAACGAATATCAGTATGCATTATATCAGCTAATTACTGAAACTTTAGTACACCGAATTAAATTAGGATTTCTAAAATGTAATTGTATTTATCACTAAATTTTCACATTGCCCAGCTAATTAATTAGGCAGATATTAGTGACTCCCTCCACCAGTTTCATTATCACAATTCCTTGATTCTATACTTTGCTTTTAAACTTGAAGTGATTAAGCATGATAAGAAGGTTTCAAATATTGATTCAAATGTTTTGAAATCccgaaattttctttttccttttcttaataagaatttatttatttgttttgagagagagagagagagacagagagagaaagcaagagagcgtGTGTgaagggaaagagcagagggaaaggaggaatctTAAGAAGGCTTCATGCTTAGGGTAGAGCCTAGACTTGGGGCtcaatcatgaccctgagatcatgacctgagccaaaatcaacagtccgTATTtaaccagactgagccacccaggtgccccattaaaaTTATGAGCTTTTCAAAGATTttgccatccttttttttttttttttgctgtcacAGTTCAGTACCAAAACAATACCAGTCACGTATCTTATAAGATACAAACAGGGTACAAAATTCACAAAGCATAACTGTGGCTTTATTTGGAGATTCAGTAATTAACTTATATGCAGCTGATATAAgtgtaaaaaaaaagtcctggtttTTATAGGAGCCCTGGAGTTTGTCCAGCTCCCTTGTATATAAAGAGAAAAGCTTCAAGCTCATACTTTGTGATTGATTCTCTTAGTGATGGCTGTGAGAAGGTTGAGAGCCTGTGGATCACAGGGATGCAGGGGACCTGAAGAAACTGACTTCTGGGTCTGAGCCTGGGAGAGTTCAAGGAGTAGGATATATATACACCTTTGGCCACTGTAGAGGGCAAGATAGAGAAGGGGGACGATACTCAGTGCTCCCCTCTTTGATGAATGAAATCAGTCAGCATTTCGTGTAGTATATATAcgttcttttaaaaagaaatcaaaactttCTAAGGGGACATTTATGTCTCAATCTGGTTTATATAAGCATTATTTCTCCCAAATAGTGCATTTTCACACTGTATTTTTATGTAtcataattgtgtttctctgtagtattttttaaaatattgcttattTGAGCAATTAAAATAAACCCAAGGTCCTGAAATCCACCTTCTATTTTACTAAGACTTAATCTTTGTTATGGTATCCCTACTGCTTCTTgagatttaacttaaaaaaaaaaaaaaaagcaccagccTGGATCTCAACTTCTTTCACTagaatctgttttttctttaaaatgctgcAAGGCTTGTGTTAATTTCAAAGTTTGTATAGCAGATTTTAGATACCTCCATCAAGTCATTAAGTCTCAACTGGTGCATGaagaatatttgttatttttcttagtgGGGAagtaaactcagaaaaaaaatctctgaataaTTATGTGATTAGTTTTTCCTTCCAAATGTTTATGTGCTTACGTTTTACTTTTGATGGGGAAAAAGATCGCTGAGCTTTTCTTTCTGCTGTAGCATGAATATCAAATCTGAATAAAGAGATTCCTGACAGCCTGCTATCTCTGTATCAAACTCCATGCAAATCTTGGTTTTCTTTGACATCTATTGCTTTATCACGGTTGAGAAAGCTTTGAAAATATTCAAGTTTCTAATTCAGGCAGATCTGCCATATTGAAAGCAGTGCAGCTGCAATCTGTACTCAAAATAAAACCCATAAATACAGATAAAGAAGGAAGTGAGcattttctttataaacattattattCTTTTGCACGCTACAAGCCTGCTCTATAACAAACTTGTCACATTCCTCCAAAGATTACAGTGTTACGCTATAGAAGAAGCTATTGTAACACATCTAAGGAGCAGTGAACATTACCCGAGACTTTACTGCTCATTGTTCTGACGCCCCGTGGCAGCCTCCACAGGAACTCTGTCCTTGGGGTTTAAGATGTCGTCTACTAAGAGTGTCCATATGTACTCCATTGTAGAGATGAACCATCAGTTACTGTATTCAGTTTCCTCTGCCATAGCTTACCTCCATTCTGCTCAGGGAAGACCAGTATTCCAAATCTAAATTCCAGGAAAATTTGTTACTGTTCTGTGTAAGTTCACCATTTAATTTCACTGAGATTTTCACTGAGATTTGTTTGGGTTCTAGATGTGATGAATACGTCACACAGTTGGATGAGATGCAGAGACAGTTAGCAGCCGCAGAAGATGAGAAGAAGACTCTAAACACTTTGTTACGAATGGCTATCCAGCAAAAACTCGCCCTGACCCAGCGGCTGGAGGACTTAGAGTTTGACCATGAGCAGTCCCGACGCAGCAAAGGCAAACTTGGAAAGAGCAAGATCGGCAGCCCTAAAGTAAGTGGGGAGGCATCAGTCACCGTGCCCACCATAGACACTTACCTCCTGCATAGTCAGGGCCCACAGACACCCAACATTCGGGTCAGCAGTGGCACTCAGAGGAAAAGGTATGCATGCAGCGATCTTCATAGTATGGTGCAGAGGCCAGATTTTTAGTTAACTGCAAAAATTAATGTGCTCTTATTGTggaggatggaggaagggaaggaggagaaaaactgGGAGTGGGTGTATAAACGGGCCTTGCTAATGTTGGTTTTTCCAAATCAAAACCTTTTGATAATTGTGTTGATTTATTCCTTTCTGTCCTTCCATACCCCACCTCTTGATTAACCATAATATAATTTTCGAGTATCTGTCAACATTTTTGCTGTTCCTTGTATGCGTAATTATGCCTCTCCCTTACCTCCAACCTAAAAATTGCTAGATAAAAGGTGGATATTAAGAATGGAGCTACGTTTTACATGTTCTACGTGACATTTAAAAGTTACTGTACCTCTGGTAATGGTGCTATTTACCAGCTTCTCTTTAATGGGGCAAGAATATGAATCTGTTCTCTTAGAGAAATTTTTGTCTGTATTACCAAACTGACAACTGACTAAAAGGAGATGTCTCTCCTGGGGTATAATGGAATGGAATATGTATAGCCTTTTTCTTAAAACCAGGTTTTTGTGCCTTTTCATTTGGTATGTGAATGTTGCTCACGAACTCATTTGCAAGGTTTTTAGTGGCTTAATTTTGTGACCTTTTTACAGAGTCCTGGATGTTGAATTACTTACCCTGTATTATCAGTTAatggtaaaatttttattttaggaactTTCAGTAAAGAATCAAATAATATCAATATTTTCTATTTGCGATTCAAACTGACTAActataataaatttcttttccaGTATCCAATACAGTTTCCAAACAGGGTTGTATCCTGTTATGGAAACTAAGCACTTAGCAAAAAATCTTgatttacatgttaaaaaaattaaatgccagTATAAATAATGTTGTCACTGGTGAGGCTTTGAAAGGTAATTAAAGTAAAACTTTTTTGTTTCCTATATGTATTTTCTTGGATCTCCTGCAAGACAATTTTCACCTTCCCTTTGTGATCAGAGCCGTCCCAGGACTTCAGGGGCTACCTACCTACAGAATTTATTAAGAGTTCCCCCTGATCCCACCTCCACAGAATCATTTCTTCTGAAGGGCCCCCCTTCCATGAATGAATTCATCCAAGGGCACCGGCTCAGCAAGGAAAAAAGGTTAACCGTGGCTCCACCAGgtaaacattttttccttggGTGCATGTGATGCAGATGGTTAGCTGAATAGAcaactctccccttcctcccaaccACTCATGCGCACCCATCGGAGTCCGACTTTAATGACGGGTGAATTCCTACAGCTAAAGTAAAAACACCTTTACAGTTAGcatcctgtttcctcctctactCAGCTAGACAAGCATTTCTTTTAACAGCCAATGATGGAAAATGAGAGTTGGAAGGAATGGGACATGTCAAGGGAACCTAGCATCAGGTGTAATGCAGAGCACAGCCCTGGGTCCTATTTGCAATTTGATAGCTCATAGGGATTCCATCTTGATcaaattttgccattttgttcTGATAATTTTTAAGGTAATTTCAGTAAAGGGAACCATCTTTATAAAAGCCTTTAGGGCTCTTCTCCTTTTGTAGTCACTCAGAATGTCTCCTCTATCACCATAgagaaaatagaagtaaaatcCTCTTCAGATTTTGCTCCTCAGGAACATTTACACCTTAGTATAACATTCTTATAGTTTCCAAGCCCTTATTGATTTGTGCTTACCAATATGCTCACATTTTATGTTTAGTTTCActgttttgcattttcctttttctttttcaaaaatctttccTATGAAGAGCTTCAGTTGAAAATGTGACTCACTCCTGAGTACTGATACCCAGACCGCTGCCCTGTTTTGTCTTCTTGACCCTACTGTATAGCCTTTGAGTTTGCCACCAAATTTCGTTTTTTAATTCACTTTGATTTTATCATCTTACctcattttcttcaatttttaccTTAATTCCTTTTTGGAAACCTCAGCCTTTGGATCTGTAATACTTTCCATATCTGATTTGTAAATCAGTCTACTGATTGGACTTAAAAGGTGTGGTGTGGAAATTTGCAGCACATACTCTACATTCTAAGAATGTTTGAGTGAATAAGTAGTGATAATGAGTTCAGAGAGCATAACAGCCAAAATgtacacaaagaaagaaagaaagaaaagaaaagaaagaaaggagagaaaagaaaaaaaagcaacaatgcTGCTGGACGTTCTTACTTTCAtaactcatttccttttatttcagacC
Protein-coding regions in this window:
- the BICD1 gene encoding protein bicaudal D homolog 1 isoform X2 codes for the protein MAAEEVLQTVDHYKTEIERLTKELTETTHEKIQAAEYGLVVLEEKLTLKQQYDELEAEYDSLKQELEQLKEAFGQSFSIHRKVAEDGETREETLLQESASKEAYYLGKILEMQNELKQSRAVVTNVQAENERLTAVVQDLKENNEMVELQRIRMKDEIREYKFREARLLQDYTELEEENITLQKLVSTLKQNQVEYEGLKHEIKRFEEETVLLNSQLEDAIRLKEIAEHQLEEALETLKNEREQKNILRKELSQYITLNDNHISISVDGLKFTEDASEPNNDDKMNGHIHGPLVKLNGDYRTPTLRKGESLHPVSDLFSELNISEIQKLKQQLMQVEREKAILLANLQESQTQLEHTKGALTEQHERVHRLTEHVNAMRGLQSSKELKAELDGEKGRDSGEEAHDYEVDINGLEILECKYRVAVTEVIDLKAEIKALKEKYNKSVENYTEEKAKYESKIQMYDEQVTGLEKTTKESGEKMAHMEKELQKMTSIANENHNTLNTAQDELVTFSEELAQLYHHVCLCNNETPNRVMLDYYRQSRVTRSGSLKGPDDPRGLLSPRLARRGVSSPVETRTSSEPVSKENTEASKEPSPTKTPTISPVITAPPSSPVLDTSDIRKEPMNIYNLNAIIRDQIKHLQKAVDRSLQLSRQRAAARELAPMIDKDKEALMEEILKLKSLLSTKREQIATLRAVLKANKQTAEVALANLKNKYENEKAMVTETMTKLRNELKALKEDAATFSSLRAMFATRCDEYVTQLDEMQRQLAAAEDEKKTLNTLLRMAIQQKLALTQRLEDLEFDHEQSRRSKGKLGKSKIGSPKSRPRTSGATYLQNLLRVPPDPTSTESFLLKGPPSMNEFIQGHRLSKEKRLTVAPPDCQQPAASVPPQCSQLAGRQDCPTVSPDVALPDEQPHSSPHCAPLHCLSKPPYP
- the BICD1 gene encoding protein bicaudal D homolog 1 isoform X5, with the translated sequence MAAEEVLQTVDHYKTEIERLTKELTETTHEKIQAAEYGLVVLEEKLTLKQQYDELEAEYDSLKQELEQLKEAFGQSFSIHRKVAEDGETREETLLQESASKEAYYLGKILEMQNELKQSRAVVTNVQAENERLTAVVQDLKENNEMVELQRIRMKDEIREYKFREARLLQDYTELEEENITLQKLVSTLKQNQVEYEGLKHEIKRFEEETVLLNSQLEDAIRLKEIAEHQLEEALETLKNEREQKNILRKELSQYITLNDNHISISVDGLKFTEDASEPNNDDKMNGHIHGPLVKLNGDYRTPTLRKGESLHPVSDLFSELNISEIQKLKQQLMQVEREKAILLANLQESQTQLEHTKGALTEQHERVHRLTEHVNAMRGLQSSKELKAELDGEKGRDSGEEAHDYEVDINGLEILECKYRVAVTEVIDLKAEIKALKEKYNKSVENYTEEKAKYESKIQMYDEQVTGLEKTTKESGEKMAHMEKELQKMTSIANENHNTLNTAQDELVTFSEELAQLYHHVCLCNNETPNRVMLDYYRQSRVTRSGSLKGPDDPRGLLSPRLARRGVSSPVETRTSSEPVSKENTEASKEPSPTKTPTISPVITAPPSSPVLDTSDIRKEPMNIYNLNAIIRDQIKHLQKAVDRSLQLSRQRAAARELAPMIDKDKEALMEEILKLKSLLSTKREQIATLRAVLKANKQTAEVALANLKNKYENEKAMVTETMTKLRNELKALKEDAATFSSLRAMFATRCDEYVTQLDEMQRQLAAAEDEKKTLNTLLRMAIQQKLALTQRLEDLEFDHEQSRRSKGKLGKSKIGSPKS
- the BICD1 gene encoding protein bicaudal D homolog 1 isoform X3, giving the protein MAAEEVLQTVDHYKTEIERLTKELTETTHEKIQAAEYGLVVLEEKLTLKQQYDELEAEYDSLKQELEQLKEAFGQSFSIHRKVAEDGETREETLLQESASKEAYYLGKILEMQNELKQSRAVVTNVQAENERLTAVVQDLKENNEMVELQRIRMKDEIREYKFREARLLQDYTELEEENITLQKLVSTLKQNQVEYEGLKHEIKRFEEETVLLNSQLEDAIRLKEIAEHQLEEALETLKNEREQKNILRKELSQYITLNDNHISISVDGLKFTEDASEPNNDDKMNGHIHGPLVKLNGDYRTPTLRKGESLHPVSDLFSELNISEIQKLKQQLMQVEREKAILLANLQESQTQLEHTKGALTEQHERVHRLTEHVNAMRGLQSSKELKAELDGEKGRDSGEEAHDYEVDINGLEILECKYRVAVTEVIDLKAEIKALKEKYNKSVENYTEEKAKYESKIQMYDEQVTGLEKTTKESGEKMAHMEKELQKMTSIANENHNTLNTAQDELVTFSEELAQLYHHVCLCNNETPNRVMLDYYRQSRVTRSGSLKGPDDPRGLLSPRLARRGVSSPVETRTSSEPVSKENTEASKEPSPTKTPTISPVITAPPSSPVLDTSDIRKEPMNIYNLNAIIRDQIKHLQKAVDRSLQLSRQRAAARELAPMIDKDKEALMEEILKLKSLLSTKREQIATLRAVLKANKQTAEVALANLKNKYENEKAMVTETMTKLRNELKALKEDAATFSSLRAMFATRCDEYVTQLDEMQRQLAAAEDEKKTLNTLLRMAIQQKLALTQRLEDLEFDHEQSRRSKGKLGKSKIGSPKIVSSLLPPYRHSAHN
- the BICD1 gene encoding protein bicaudal D homolog 1 isoform X6 — its product is MAAEEVLQTVDHYKTEIERLTKELTETTHEKIQAAEYGLVVLEEKLTLKQQYDELEAEYDSLKQELEQLKEAFGQSFSIHRKVAEDGETREETLLQESASKEAYYLGKILEMQNELKQSRAVVTNVQAENERLTAVVQDLKENNEMVELQRIRMKDEIREYKFREARLLQDYTELEEENITLQKLVSTLKQNQVEYEGLKHEIKRFEEETVLLNSQLEDAIRLKEIAEHQLEEALETLKNEREQKNILRKELSQYITLNDNHISISVDGLKFTEDASEPNNDDKMNGHIHGPLVKLNGDYRTPTLRKGESLHPVSDLFSELNISEIQKLKQQLMQVEREKAILLANLQESQTQLEHTKGALTEQHERVHRLTEHVNAMRGLQSSKELKAELDGEKGRDSGEEAHDYEVDINGLEILECKYRVAVTEVIDLKAEIKALKEKYNKSVENYTEEKAKYESKIQMYDEQVTGLEKTTKESGEKMAHMEKELQKMTSIANENHNTLNTAQDELVTFSEELAQLYHHVCLCNNETPNRVMLDYYRQSRVTRSGSLKGPDDPRGLLSPRLARRGVSSPVETRTSSEPVSKENTEASKEPSPTKTPTISPVITAPPSSPVLDTSDIRKEPMNIYNLNAIIRDQIKHLQKAVDRSLQLSRQRAAARELAPMIDKDKEALMEEILKLKSLLSTKREQIATLRAVLKANKQTAEVALANLKNKYENEKAMVTETMTKLRNELKALKEDAATFSSLRAMFATRCDEYVTQLDEMQRQLAAAEDEKKTLNTLLRMAIQQKLALTQRLEDLEFDHEQSRRSKGKLGKSKIGSPKV
- the BICD1 gene encoding protein bicaudal D homolog 1 isoform X4 — encoded protein: MAAEEVLQTVDHYKTEIERLTKELTETTHEKIQAAEYGLVVLEEKLTLKQQYDELEAEYDSLKQELEQLKEAFGQSFSIHRKVAEDGETREETLLQESASKEAYYLGKILEMQNELKQSRAVVTNVQAENERLTAVVQDLKENNEMVELQRIRMKDEIREYKFREARLLQDYTELEEENITLQKLVSTLKQNQVEYEGLKHEIKRFEEETVLLNSQLEDAIRLKEIAEHQLEEALETLKNEREQKNILRKELSQYITLNDNHISISVDGLKFTEDASEPNNDDKMNGHIHGPLVKLNGDYRTPTLRKGESLHPVSDLFSELNISEIQKLKQQLMQVEREKAILLANLQESQTQLEHTKGALTEQHERVHRLTEHVNAMRGLQSSKELKAELDGEKGRDSGEEAHDYEVDINGLEILECKYRVAVTEVIDLKAEIKALKEKYNKSVENYTEEKAKYESKIQMYDEQVTGLEKTTKESGEKMAHMEKELQKMTSIANENHNTLNTAQDELVTFSEELAQLYHHVCLCNNETPNRVMLDYYRQSRVTRSGSLKGPDDPRGLLSPRLARRGVSSPVETRTSSEPVSKENTEASKEPSPTKTPTISPVITAPPSSPVLDTSDIRKEPMNIYNLNAIIRDQIKHLQKAVDRSLQLSRQRAAARELAPMIDKDKEALMEEILKLKSLLSTKREQIATLRAVLKANKQTAEVALANLKNKYENEKAMVTETMTKLRNELKALKEDAATFSSLRAMFATRCDEYVTQLDEMQRQLAAAEDEKKTLNTLLRMAIQQKLALTQRLEDLEFDHEQSRRSKGKLGKSKIGSPKTIFTFPL